The Alosa sapidissima isolate fAloSap1 chromosome 6, fAloSap1.pri, whole genome shotgun sequence genome window below encodes:
- the LOC121712303 gene encoding zinc finger protein 480-like has translation MSGFPGPSQLLVAVKEEIKEEEEEFDYFLHEYLSAIHEEDEKPVLQYDYKTETHTAPILTCKEEKSPLTNIKEEEEYDLREFDHEDTSLRRGSQRIQSHKKVRNTEEKRHKKKSHKRFRCRKTSYRKSHQRLVTKETKHECPQCSRTFVSFSTLAIHQRVHTGNKPHQCSTCGKNFSIISNLARHQIMHTGEKPYRCSQCGKTYFRISDLRLHEMIHTGERPYHCTTCEKSYRTKSDLTKHQIVHRPNGEKAHECPPCGKTCWRAYDLKKHQMIHTGERPYECSTCGKSFRARPDLTKHQITHNREKP, from the exons ATGTCAGGGTTTCCTGGACCCTCACAACTACTCGTGGCAGTGAAGGAGGAgataaaagaagaagaagaagaatttgATTATTTCCTACACGAGTATCTGAGTGCAATTCATGAAGAGGATGAAAAGCCTGTACTGCAATATGACTATaagactgaaacacacacagcaccaatcTTGACCTGCAAAGAAGAGAAGTCTCCACTGACGAACATTAAAGAGGAAGAAGAATATGATTTAAGAGAATTTGATCATGAGGACACTTCTCTGAGAA GAGGCTCTCAAAGGATTCAGTCTCACAAAAAAGTGAGGAACACTGAGGAAAAAAGACACAAGAAGAAAAGTCACAAACGTTTCCGGTGCAGGAAGACTTCGTACCGAAAATCACATCAGCGACTGGTTACCAAGGAGACAAAACATGAATGCCCTCAGTGTTCCAGAACCTTTGTGTCATTTTCCACTCTTGCAATTCATCAACGAGTGCACACAGGAAACAAGCCCCATCAGTGCAGCACATGTGGCAAGAATTTCAGCATTATCTCAAATCTCGCTAGACATCAGATCATgcatactggagagaagccgTATCGGTGTTCTCAATGCGGAAAGACCTATTTTCGAATATCTGATCTCAGGCTACACGAGATGATCCATACTGGAGAAAGGCCATATCATTGCACTACGTGCGAAAAGAGTTACAGGACTAAGTCAGATCTTACCAAACATCAAATTGTGCATAGGCCTAATGGTGAAAAGGCACATGAGTGTCCTCCGTGTGGAAAAACATGTTGGAGAGCATATGACCTCAAGAAACATCAGATGATCCATACTGGGGAAAGGCCATATGAATGTTCTACATGTGGAAAGAGTTTCAGGGCGAGGCCAGACCTCACCAAACATCAGATCACACATAATAGGGAAAAGCCATAA